The following coding sequences lie in one Burkholderia cepacia genomic window:
- a CDS encoding nuclear transport factor 2 family protein, giving the protein MTTSGKTAANKALVLEAITGVFIHRDPAVLDRLFSDDYRQHNPQIPNGTAAIKALLGNLPADFRYEPGLVVAEGDYVSIHGRYFGWGPEPMVAVDIFRVENGKVAEHWDVMQQEVPAAQSANGNSMLTSAQE; this is encoded by the coding sequence ATGACGACATCAGGGAAAACGGCAGCAAACAAGGCGCTGGTTCTCGAGGCGATCACGGGCGTTTTCATCCACCGCGATCCCGCGGTGTTGGATCGGCTGTTCAGCGACGATTACCGGCAGCACAATCCGCAGATTCCGAACGGCACGGCGGCGATCAAGGCGCTGCTGGGCAACCTGCCGGCCGATTTCAGGTACGAGCCGGGGCTCGTCGTGGCGGAGGGCGACTATGTCAGCATCCACGGCCGCTACTTCGGCTGGGGTCCGGAACCGATGGTCGCCGTCGACATCTTTCGCGTGGAGAACGGCAAGGTCGCCGAACACTGGGACGTCATGCAGCAGGAAGTGCCCGCGGCGCAAAGCGCGAACGGCAACAGCATGCTCACGTCGGCGCAGGAGTAG
- a CDS encoding LysR family transcriptional regulator, with protein MDIVLAMRVFARVVETKSFTRAADTMDLTRGRVTVIVQGLEAHLKARLLQRTTRSLNLTADGAAYYERCVRVLADLDDIENSFLGKDRSPRGRLRVDMPGALGRVIVMPALNDFHARYPDIDLMLGLGDKPLDLVQEGIDCVVRIGTLQDSSLVARRVGIYQGVTVASPGYLEQFGTPRTLEELADHRTVNYYWGRTGRIMPLTFDVDGRAVEVKMRGSIAVNDAEAYLSGALKGLGIVQGARFLALPHLEAGALVEILSQWKPPPLPISAVYPHNRHLSATVRAFVDWIAELFRHDPRLSSTPETDARCGPTSIDAPDGDEIDADGDEDVPLA; from the coding sequence ATGGATATCGTGCTGGCCATGCGCGTGTTCGCGCGCGTCGTGGAAACGAAAAGCTTTACGCGTGCAGCCGATACGATGGACCTGACTCGCGGGCGCGTGACCGTGATCGTCCAGGGCCTCGAAGCCCACCTGAAAGCGCGGCTGCTGCAGCGCACCACGCGCAGCCTGAACCTGACCGCGGACGGCGCCGCCTATTACGAGCGATGCGTGCGCGTGCTCGCGGATCTCGACGACATCGAAAACTCGTTCCTCGGCAAAGACCGATCGCCGCGCGGACGGTTGCGCGTGGACATGCCCGGCGCGCTCGGGCGCGTGATCGTGATGCCCGCGCTGAACGACTTTCATGCACGCTACCCCGATATCGACCTGATGCTCGGCCTCGGCGACAAGCCGCTCGACCTCGTTCAGGAAGGCATCGACTGCGTGGTGCGCATCGGCACGTTGCAGGATTCGTCGCTCGTGGCGCGACGCGTCGGCATCTACCAGGGCGTGACGGTCGCGAGCCCCGGTTATCTCGAGCAGTTCGGCACGCCGCGCACGCTCGAGGAACTCGCCGATCACCGGACCGTGAATTACTACTGGGGGCGCACGGGGCGGATCATGCCGCTCACGTTCGACGTCGACGGCCGCGCGGTCGAAGTGAAGATGCGCGGCTCGATCGCCGTGAACGATGCGGAGGCTTATCTGAGCGGCGCGCTGAAGGGGCTCGGCATCGTCCAGGGCGCGCGCTTCCTCGCGCTGCCGCACCTCGAAGCGGGGGCGCTGGTCGAGATCCTGTCGCAATGGAAGCCGCCGCCGCTGCCCATCTCGGCGGTCTATCCGCACAATCGCCACCTGTCCGCCACCGTGCGCGCGTTCGTCGACTGGATCGCCGAGCTGTTCCGCCACGATCCGCGGCTGTCCAGCACGCCGGAAACGGATGCCCGCTGCGGCCCAACCAGCATCGATGCGCCGGACGGTGACGAGATCGACGCGGACGGCGACGAGGACGTGCCGCTAGCGTAG
- a CDS encoding TetR/AcrR family transcriptional regulator, with amino-acid sequence MSKTTTTTTTKRGAPKRGEPSARERLVETAIELFYQHGIRAIGIDAVLERSGVSKSSLYRTFASKDELIAAFADEQNRRFWAWWDAIVDAHAGAPRRQLDALFDGIADLLSTPRFRGCPFVNLATEFPDRDHPGTVIACANKAEVRARLHTLCRALAVDDPVRLGNQLSLLMEGAYASALTFGVAGLKAELVDAARRLIDSEVERPPVIR; translated from the coding sequence GTGAGCAAGACGACAACGACCACGACCACCAAACGGGGCGCGCCGAAGCGCGGCGAGCCTTCCGCGCGTGAACGACTGGTCGAGACCGCGATCGAGCTGTTCTATCAACATGGCATCCGCGCGATCGGCATCGATGCCGTGCTCGAACGCTCTGGCGTATCGAAGTCGTCGCTCTACCGGACGTTCGCGTCGAAGGACGAACTGATCGCGGCCTTCGCGGACGAGCAGAACCGCCGCTTCTGGGCGTGGTGGGACGCGATCGTTGACGCGCATGCCGGTGCGCCGCGCAGGCAGCTCGACGCATTGTTCGACGGCATCGCGGACCTGCTCTCGACGCCCCGGTTTCGCGGCTGTCCGTTCGTCAATCTCGCGACGGAGTTCCCCGATCGCGACCATCCCGGCACGGTCATCGCGTGCGCCAACAAGGCGGAGGTCCGCGCGCGCCTGCACACCCTGTGCCGCGCGCTGGCGGTCGACGACCCGGTTCGGCTGGGCAACCAGCTGTCGCTGCTGATGGAGGGGGCGTATGCGTCGGCGCTGACCTTCGGCGTCGCCGGCCTGAAGGCCGAACTGGTCGATGCGGCACGACGATTGATCGACAGCGAGGTCGAGCGACCGCCGGTCATCCGCTGA
- a CDS encoding alpha/beta hydrolase produces the protein MSTVSLSGLQVEDARIDGHRQPIDVRSFRPPTQKHPLSIVLYFHGGLFTGGSLDDTDAVCEALALQVRAWVLSVGYSLAPALPFPSAVEDAHRALRWAQAEARAMRADKRQMAVAGHDAGGNIAAGVAAIARDRGDTGIRAQVLIAPLLDPSMTRVGRYTTDVVPAIDTLAASYRAYLPSLSQRVHPYAAPLESCRLARLPATFIATVEHDPLHLEAEHYAASLIAAGVPTECARYAGTTRAGIATHAPTLRAVSGFLQRHLAGS, from the coding sequence ATGTCTACCGTTTCCCTTTCCGGTTTGCAGGTCGAAGACGCCCGTATCGACGGCCATCGCCAGCCGATCGACGTGCGCAGCTTCCGGCCGCCGACGCAAAAACACCCGCTGTCGATCGTCCTCTATTTCCATGGTGGCCTGTTCACCGGCGGCTCGCTCGACGACACCGACGCCGTCTGCGAAGCGCTCGCGTTGCAGGTGCGCGCATGGGTGCTGTCCGTCGGCTACTCGCTCGCGCCGGCCTTGCCGTTCCCGAGCGCGGTGGAAGACGCGCACCGGGCACTGCGGTGGGCGCAAGCGGAAGCCCGTGCGATGCGTGCGGACAAGCGGCAAATGGCCGTGGCCGGCCACGACGCCGGCGGGAATATCGCCGCAGGCGTTGCCGCGATTGCGCGCGACCGCGGCGACACCGGTATCCGTGCGCAGGTGCTGATCGCGCCGCTGCTCGATCCGAGCATGACGCGTGTCGGCCGCTACACGACCGACGTAGTGCCGGCCATCGACACGCTGGCGGCTAGCTATCGCGCGTATCTGCCGTCGCTGTCGCAGCGCGTGCATCCGTATGCCGCGCCGCTCGAATCGTGCCGCCTCGCCCGTCTGCCGGCCACGTTCATCGCCACGGTCGAGCACGACCCGTTGCATCTCGAAGCCGAACATTACGCCGCGTCGCTGATTGCCGCGGGCGTCCCGACCGAATGCGCGCGTTATGCCGGTACGACGCGCGCCGGCATCGCGACGCATGCGCCGACGCTGCGCGCGGTTAGCGGTTTTCTCCAGCGCCACCTCGCGGGCAGTTGA
- a CDS encoding glutathione S-transferase family protein, whose translation MKLVGPWLSGYTRRVGVTLNLLNIPFEHLPFHAYREPERVAAFSPMKRVPALQLDDGQVLIDSGAIVDYLDSLVPVEQRLMPAGGPERVRAMQLTSYASACYDKLARYCDELMLRPESHRLPHLQAGYVAQMQAGFGMLNEACGEPWMLGERISQADVMSVIAFQSAATVVPQAVNGDAFPQLARVAQHAMQSAAFASTVPDPGDLQASGLSGANSGA comes from the coding sequence ATGAAACTGGTAGGCCCGTGGTTGTCGGGGTACACGCGCCGCGTCGGCGTGACGTTGAATCTCCTGAACATTCCGTTCGAGCATCTGCCTTTTCACGCCTACCGCGAGCCGGAGCGCGTCGCGGCATTCAGCCCGATGAAGCGGGTGCCGGCGCTGCAACTGGACGACGGGCAGGTCCTGATCGACAGCGGCGCGATCGTCGACTACCTGGACAGCCTCGTCCCGGTCGAGCAGCGCCTGATGCCTGCCGGCGGCCCCGAGCGCGTGCGTGCGATGCAGCTCACGAGCTATGCCTCCGCGTGCTACGACAAGCTGGCACGTTATTGCGACGAACTGATGCTGCGCCCCGAGTCCCATCGACTGCCGCATCTGCAGGCCGGCTATGTGGCGCAGATGCAGGCCGGATTCGGCATGCTGAACGAGGCTTGCGGCGAACCGTGGATGCTCGGGGAGCGTATTTCGCAAGCCGACGTCATGTCCGTCATCGCGTTTCAGAGTGCAGCGACGGTCGTGCCGCAGGCGGTCAACGGCGACGCATTCCCGCAACTGGCGCGCGTCGCGCAGCATGCGATGCAGTCGGCGGCGTTCGCCTCGACGGTGCCCGACCCCGGCGATCTGCAGG
- a CDS encoding SDR family oxidoreductase, which yields MKLSGNTIFITGGTSGIGRTLAEALHRRGNQVIVAGRRKALLDEIAKQNPGIDTVELDIGDAAQIRAVAAQLIERYPALNVVINNAGIMPFDDAAGPLNDEQAVQLVTTNLLGPVRVSAAFVEHLKRQPDATIINNSSVLAYVPLAATALYSATKAAIHSYTLSQRFALRNTSVRVLEIAPPWVDTDLVHKSGDPRAMPVDAFIAETLTLLETATTEVVVEAGKPLRDNAGPNEHAFVEQFNQFIADNPIPVA from the coding sequence ATGAAACTCAGCGGAAACACCATCTTCATCACCGGCGGCACGTCGGGTATCGGCCGTACGCTGGCGGAAGCCTTGCACCGGCGCGGCAACCAGGTGATCGTCGCCGGCCGCCGCAAGGCGCTGCTCGATGAAATCGCGAAGCAGAACCCCGGCATCGACACGGTCGAGCTCGATATCGGCGACGCCGCGCAGATCCGCGCCGTTGCCGCGCAACTGATCGAACGCTATCCGGCGCTGAACGTCGTGATCAACAATGCGGGCATCATGCCGTTCGACGACGCGGCCGGGCCGCTCAACGACGAACAGGCCGTCCAGCTCGTCACCACGAACCTGCTCGGCCCGGTGCGCGTGAGCGCGGCGTTCGTCGAGCACCTGAAGCGGCAGCCCGACGCAACGATCATCAACAACAGCTCGGTGCTCGCGTACGTGCCGCTCGCCGCGACGGCGCTCTACTCGGCGACGAAGGCTGCGATCCACTCGTACACGCTGTCGCAGCGTTTCGCGCTGCGCAACACCAGCGTGCGTGTGCTCGAGATCGCGCCGCCGTGGGTCGACACCGATCTCGTGCACAAGAGCGGCGACCCGCGCGCGATGCCGGTCGACGCGTTCATCGCCGAGACGCTGACACTGCTTGAAACCGCGACGACCGAAGTGGTGGTCGAGGCCGGCAAGCCGTTGCGCGACAACGCGGGGCCAAACGAACACGCGTTCGTCGAGCAGTTCAACCAGTTCATCGCCGATAACCCGATTCCCGTCGCATGA
- a CDS encoding nuclear transport factor 2 family protein, whose translation MSKELEEKNVALVLDALDTLFNRKDYEKAAQFWSDSYVQHSQHVPAGRDGLFGLVDSMPDLRFEYDMVAANGDFVWIHSRYSHSASPVALIALDILRIENGKLVEHWDVLQNEAARSESAGGHPMFGDRFGDER comes from the coding sequence ATGTCGAAGGAACTTGAAGAAAAGAACGTCGCGCTCGTGCTCGACGCGCTCGACACGTTGTTCAACCGGAAGGATTACGAGAAGGCCGCGCAGTTCTGGTCCGATTCGTATGTCCAGCACAGCCAGCACGTACCGGCCGGCCGCGACGGCCTGTTCGGCCTCGTCGATTCGATGCCCGACCTGCGTTTCGAGTACGACATGGTCGCGGCCAACGGCGACTTCGTCTGGATCCACAGCCGCTACAGCCATTCGGCGTCGCCGGTCGCGCTGATCGCGCTGGATATCCTGCGCATCGAGAACGGGAAACTGGTCGAACACTGGGACGTGCTGCAGAACGAGGCGGCACGCAGCGAATCCGCCGGCGGCCATCCGATGTTCGGCGACCGCTTCGGCGACGAGCGCTGA